A window from Nitrosopumilus adriaticus encodes these proteins:
- a CDS encoding Vms1/Ankzf1 family peptidyl-tRNA hydrolase — translation MVLVIYERKKATLVKNIQNPDEITPLEWLSINQFLYEIRQIDSPCISVYYPYGKGPETMSLLKETKRNESFEKIEAKIENKISELRDNPISAGKFTKTLCIFGWIKNKKVNIKVIGTSKKLPYIYMASKKPFIKPFKDILKTNYNVLLVTLDQKSAKIQKYHGSQIISESKLGIDLQGRHRKGGQSQGRFLRARQTKIHVFFKKIANKVREMDSNSDLLLLGGIGPAKTEFYGELNSELAKKCRFVENLSFSTSNKEIEKKLIHHLYQYRKKYVAEIIEKYENLVKQGLTAKRNDVIFKALENGAVDTLIVSSNYYTDSQFKKILKMLEIAKSTSCKIEFASSPKIIQRLELDNSVLAILRYRIK, via the coding sequence ATGGTATTAGTTATTTATGAAAGAAAAAAAGCCACACTAGTGAAAAATATTCAAAATCCTGATGAAATAACTCCTCTTGAATGGTTATCGATTAATCAATTCCTATATGAGATTAGGCAGATTGATTCCCCCTGTATTTCTGTGTACTATCCATATGGAAAAGGACCTGAAACAATGTCTTTACTTAAAGAAACAAAACGAAACGAGTCATTTGAAAAAATTGAAGCAAAAATTGAAAATAAAATATCTGAACTCCGAGATAATCCTATCTCTGCTGGAAAGTTCACAAAAACATTGTGTATCTTTGGATGGATAAAAAACAAAAAGGTAAACATCAAAGTGATTGGGACTTCGAAAAAACTTCCCTACATCTACATGGCAAGCAAAAAGCCCTTTATCAAACCATTCAAAGATATTCTAAAAACTAACTACAATGTTTTACTAGTTACACTAGATCAAAAATCAGCAAAAATTCAAAAATATCATGGAAGTCAAATAATTTCAGAATCTAAACTTGGAATTGATTTACAAGGTAGACACCGAAAGGGGGGGCAGAGTCAAGGGAGATTCCTTAGGGCAAGACAAACCAAAATTCATGTTTTCTTTAAAAAAATTGCAAATAAAGTCAGGGAGATGGATTCTAACTCTGATTTACTCTTATTGGGTGGAATAGGACCTGCGAAAACCGAATTTTATGGTGAACTTAATTCAGAACTAGCAAAAAAATGTAGATTTGTTGAAAACTTGTCTTTTTCTACATCAAATAAAGAAATTGAAAAAAAATTAATTCATCATCTGTATCAATATAGAAAAAAATATGTTGCAGAAATTATTGAAAAATATGAAAACCTAGTCAAACAAGGACTTACTGCAAAAAGAAATGATGTGATTTTCAAGGCTTTGGAAAATGGAGCGGTAGACACACTAATTGTTTCATCAAATTACTATACTGATTCCCAATTTAAAAAAATTCTAAAGATGTTGGAGATTGCAAAAAGTACTTCGTGTAAAATTGAATTTGCATCTTCCCCAAAAATTATCCAAAGACTAGAACTTGATAATTCGGTTCTGGCAATTCTTCGTTACCGAATAAAATAA
- a CDS encoding 3-isopropylmalate dehydratase large subunit gives MNIVEKILARASGKSSVAPDDVIFANVDKVMVHDVSGPGVIKVFDKLKKQGISVDKLWDPTKVWVAEDHFVPSAEKVSAENIVKLSNFTKQYGIEKHFKYGMGQYGICHTISHEEAMVMPGEVYVGGDSHTNTTGALGAFACGLGHTDVAYVLLNGKIWFKVPETMYFKLNGKLPDHVMAKDLILKIIGEIGTDGGAYRTMQFGGSGIDEMSVESRLTLCNMTTEAGAKNGIVEPDQKVVDYLSSRGATNFNLVKGDDDAEYSKVFEYEASEMEPTVAKPFSPENISIVREAPNVELDKSYIGSCTGAKYEDLVAAAKILKGRQVKIRTEILPAAISIYKRAMENGLLKIFLDAGVTVGPPTCGACCGAHMGVLAKDEICISTTNRNFPGRMGHVESQTYLASPLVAAASAVTGKITDPRDL, from the coding sequence ATGAATATAGTTGAGAAGATCCTTGCACGTGCATCTGGAAAGTCTTCCGTAGCTCCTGATGATGTAATTTTTGCTAATGTTGACAAGGTAATGGTTCATGATGTTTCAGGACCAGGCGTAATCAAGGTATTTGATAAACTAAAGAAACAAGGGATCTCTGTTGATAAGTTATGGGATCCAACTAAGGTTTGGGTAGCAGAAGATCATTTTGTACCATCTGCAGAAAAAGTATCTGCTGAAAATATTGTAAAACTATCTAATTTTACAAAGCAATACGGTATTGAAAAACACTTCAAGTATGGAATGGGGCAGTATGGAATTTGTCATACAATATCTCATGAAGAAGCAATGGTTATGCCCGGTGAGGTCTATGTTGGTGGCGATTCCCACACAAATACAACAGGTGCATTAGGTGCATTTGCATGTGGACTGGGACATACTGATGTTGCATATGTTTTGCTTAATGGGAAAATTTGGTTTAAGGTTCCTGAAACTATGTACTTTAAGCTAAATGGAAAATTACCAGATCATGTGATGGCAAAAGATTTGATTCTAAAAATTATTGGTGAGATTGGAACTGATGGTGGCGCATACCGAACAATGCAGTTTGGTGGTAGCGGGATTGATGAAATGTCTGTTGAAAGTAGATTGACATTGTGTAATATGACTACAGAGGCTGGTGCAAAAAATGGAATTGTAGAGCCTGATCAAAAAGTAGTTGATTATCTTTCTAGTCGTGGTGCAACTAATTTTAATTTAGTAAAGGGTGATGATGATGCGGAATATTCTAAAGTGTTTGAATATGAAGCATCTGAGATGGAACCTACTGTTGCAAAACCATTTTCGCCTGAAAATATTTCAATTGTTAGAGAAGCGCCTAATGTAGAACTGGATAAATCATACATTGGGTCGTGTACTGGTGCAAAGTATGAAGATTTAGTAGCTGCTGCAAAAATTCTCAAAGGTCGACAAGTAAAGATTAGAACAGAAATTTTACCTGCAGCTATTTCAATTTACAAACGTGCAATGGAGAATGGTCTATTGAAAATATTCTTGGATGCAGGTGTTACAGTTGGACCGCCTACGTGTGGTGCATGTTGTGGTGCTCACATGGGAGTGTTGGCAAAAGATGAAATCTGCATTAGTACAACTAATAGAAACTTTCCAGGAAGAATGGGACATGTAGAATCTCAAACATATCTTGCATCTCCACTAGTTGCAGCAGCATCTGCAGTTACAGGCAAGATTACTGATCCGAGGGATTTGTAA
- a CDS encoding coenzyme F420-0:L-glutamate ligase codes for MELTVLPLLAERRQDRFDVFEALLETLEKNDVKLQEGDVLVISTKYISNSQGRIVDLSKIKTSQEGLEISKKYQLKPEIAEIIIRESDKIFGGIGGFVITSADNIMAPNAGIDKSNAKKGKAILYPQNPYLISEQIRRKIFLKMSIHVGVILVDSRLMPARIGTSGVAVACAGIEPVLDMRAKKDLDGNPLKVTFQAVVDNIATIANYKMGEGGESKPFAIVRNSEAKLTDRKINPSEMAISPDQCVYVRGLANAP; via the coding sequence GTGGAATTAACAGTTTTACCACTATTAGCTGAAAGAAGACAAGATAGATTTGATGTTTTTGAAGCATTGCTTGAAACGTTAGAAAAAAATGATGTAAAATTGCAAGAAGGTGATGTTTTAGTGATTTCTACAAAATACATTTCAAATTCACAAGGAAGAATCGTGGATCTTTCAAAAATTAAAACATCTCAGGAAGGATTAGAGATTTCAAAAAAATATCAACTTAAACCTGAAATTGCAGAAATAATTATCAGAGAATCAGACAAGATCTTTGGTGGAATAGGCGGATTTGTGATTACATCAGCTGACAACATTATGGCACCAAATGCAGGTATTGACAAATCTAATGCAAAAAAAGGCAAAGCAATTCTATATCCTCAAAATCCATATCTCATTTCAGAGCAAATTCGTAGAAAGATTTTCTTAAAAATGTCAATTCATGTTGGAGTGATTCTCGTAGATAGTAGACTAATGCCTGCAAGAATTGGAACATCAGGTGTTGCAGTAGCTTGTGCAGGTATTGAACCGGTTTTAGATATGAGAGCAAAAAAAGATCTTGATGGTAATCCACTAAAGGTTACATTTCAAGCAGTGGTCGACAACATTGCAACAATTGCCAATTATAAAATGGGAGAAGGTGGTGAATCAAAACCATTTGCAATAGTTAGAAACTCAGAAGCTAAACTTACTGATAGAAAGATTAACCCTTCAGAGATGGCAATATCTCCAGATCAGTGCGTCTATGTTAGAGGATTAGCAAATGCACCATAG
- the leuD gene encoding 3-isopropylmalate dehydratase small subunit translates to MEPFKNISSIITPLDKVNVDTDQIVPKQFLKLVQKSGFGKFLFFNWRYDEAENKKSDFVLNNLKYEGSKILVAGDNFGCGSSREHAVWALKDYGFSVIIAPSFADIFFSNCFKNGLLPISLDEKTVDAILKETDPISVDLENQSIKTSTQEIHFNIDSHMKKILIEGLDDIAQTFQYEDKITEFEKNSKIPSVL, encoded by the coding sequence ATGGAGCCTTTCAAAAATATCTCAAGCATAATTACTCCTTTGGATAAAGTAAATGTGGATACTGATCAAATTGTCCCAAAGCAATTTCTAAAATTAGTTCAAAAGTCTGGATTTGGAAAGTTCTTGTTTTTTAATTGGAGGTATGATGAGGCTGAAAACAAAAAATCTGATTTTGTGTTAAACAATCTAAAATACGAAGGATCTAAAATCCTTGTCGCAGGCGATAATTTTGGATGTGGCTCTAGCCGTGAACATGCCGTTTGGGCGCTAAAAGACTATGGTTTTTCAGTGATTATCGCACCATCTTTTGCTGATATTTTCTTTAGCAACTGCTTCAAAAATGGACTGTTGCCAATTTCACTTGATGAAAAAACTGTTGATGCCATACTAAAAGAAACCGACCCAATCAGTGTTGATTTGGAAAATCAATCTATCAAAACCTCAACCCAAGAAATTCATTTTAATATTGATTCTCACATGAAAAAAATTCTCATAGAAGGATTAGATGATATTGCACAAACATTTCAATACGAAGACAAGATTACAGAGTTTGAAAAAAATTCTAAAATCCCATCTGTTTTATAA
- the rpsI gene encoding 30S ribosomal protein S9 gives MTTPKTEIYFATRKRASAHVYITKGQGKVRINNVPVEMIPQETAREVILGPLEITGDLRDKIDISVRVRGGGFMGQASAAATGITRALIGWTKSKKEPKEHPLPKSTREDLRKRISDFDKYLVSGDARQKEPKKFGGPGARRRKQKSYR, from the coding sequence ATGACAACACCAAAAACTGAAATTTATTTTGCAACCAGAAAAAGAGCTAGTGCACACGTATACATTACAAAAGGACAAGGTAAAGTAAGAATTAACAACGTTCCAGTAGAAATGATTCCTCAAGAAACTGCACGTGAAGTTATTTTAGGTCCACTAGAAATCACAGGAGATTTGAGAGACAAAATTGATATCTCTGTTAGAGTAAGAGGCGGAGGTTTTATGGGCCAAGCTAGTGCAGCTGCAACTGGAATTACCAGAGCATTGATTGGGTGGACTAAATCTAAAAAAGAACCAAAAGAACATCCACTTCCAAAATCTACAAGAGAGGATCTTCGAAAACGAATCTCCGATTTTGACAAATATCTAGTCAGTGGAGACGCCAGACAAAAAGAACCAAAGAAATTTGGCGGACCTGGTGCAAGAAGAAGAAAACAAAAATCATACCGTTAG
- the leuC gene encoding 3-isopropylmalate dehydratase large subunit, translating into MGKTLFEKIWESHVIVEKPNNPSLIYIDRHLVHEVTSPQAFDGLRINNRKVRRPDLTIATMDHNVPTNDRSLPILDQTSAIQIQTLEKNCKDFGITLFDINSPNQGIVHVIGPQLGITLPGSTIVCGDSHTSTHGAFGALALGIGTSDVEHVLASQTMWLEKPKPFEIRVEGKRKNPHAVTAKDIVLSIIKNIGTGGGTGTVIEYRGEGIEDLSMEQRMTICNMSIEAGARAGLVAPDEKTFDYLRGRKYTPKNYESLVEEWREHLKTDTDATFEKQFILHIDDIAPQVSWGTNPGMTCDVTESVPSPDDFAKGDPNQKKGAEKALDYMDLKPGTQIEDIKIDRVFIGSCTNARLEDLIEASKVVKGQKISPDVRAMVVPGSQMVKKQAEEMGLDKIFIDANFEWREAGCSMCLGMNPDILSPGERCASTSNRNFEGRQGTGGRTHLVSPVMAAAAAINGHFVDVRKLDLN; encoded by the coding sequence ATGGGAAAAACACTTTTTGAAAAAATTTGGGAATCTCATGTAATTGTTGAAAAACCAAATAATCCTTCTTTAATCTACATTGACAGACATTTAGTTCATGAAGTAACATCTCCTCAAGCATTTGATGGATTGCGAATCAACAATAGGAAGGTTAGACGACCTGATCTTACTATAGCTACAATGGATCATAATGTTCCAACTAATGATCGGTCACTTCCAATTTTGGATCAAACTTCTGCAATTCAAATCCAAACACTGGAAAAAAATTGCAAAGATTTTGGAATAACTCTATTTGATATTAATAGTCCTAATCAAGGAATAGTTCACGTTATAGGTCCCCAATTAGGGATTACACTGCCTGGCTCTACAATAGTATGTGGTGATAGTCATACGTCCACTCATGGTGCATTCGGTGCTCTAGCATTAGGAATAGGAACTAGTGACGTGGAGCATGTATTGGCATCGCAGACAATGTGGCTTGAAAAACCAAAACCTTTTGAAATTCGAGTGGAGGGAAAAAGAAAGAACCCTCATGCAGTAACTGCAAAAGATATTGTTCTCTCAATAATCAAAAATATTGGTACTGGGGGTGGTACAGGCACAGTAATTGAATATAGGGGTGAGGGAATTGAGGATCTCTCAATGGAGCAGAGAATGACTATCTGCAATATGTCTATTGAAGCAGGAGCAAGAGCAGGTTTGGTTGCCCCCGATGAGAAAACCTTTGATTATCTTAGAGGAAGAAAATACACTCCTAAAAATTATGAATCTCTAGTTGAAGAATGGCGTGAACATCTAAAGACTGATACTGATGCAACATTTGAGAAACAATTCATTTTACACATTGACGACATTGCTCCTCAAGTTAGTTGGGGAACAAATCCTGGAATGACTTGTGATGTAACTGAATCAGTTCCTTCTCCTGATGATTTTGCAAAAGGAGATCCTAATCAAAAGAAGGGTGCAGAAAAGGCACTTGATTATATGGATCTCAAACCTGGAACTCAAATTGAAGATATCAAAATTGATAGGGTCTTCATTGGTTCATGTACAAATGCAAGATTGGAAGATCTTATTGAGGCATCAAAAGTTGTCAAGGGACAAAAAATCTCACCTGATGTTAGAGCGATGGTTGTGCCAGGTTCTCAAATGGTAAAAAAACAAGCTGAAGAAATGGGTCTTGATAAAATTTTCATTGATGCCAATTTTGAATGGAGGGAGGCCGGATGTAGTATGTGTCTTGGAATGAATCCTGATATTTTATCTCCTGGAGAGAGATGTGCCAGTACATCAAACAGAAACTTTGAAGGAAGACAAGGTACTGGTGGAAGAACTCACTTGGTTAGTCCTGTTATGGCAGCAGCGGCTGCAATAAATGGACACTTTGTAGATGTAAGGAAATTAGATTTGAATTAA
- a CDS encoding nucleotidyltransferase family protein, translating into MKAIILAGGKGTRGKPYTEYFPKAMTPIDGKPLIDYVIKYLKSFSFINEIIIISDFTGLGGQIKNYYENQKGITFIQDSQSGTGGDLLHIENKLKGESEFILWFVDNLCAINLKKMHEQFIAKKSTACIATRSKRKEETGFAVVEDGIIKEFKEKPLMELHLSECLGIYMLGYDVIKRIKSKSKQKEINLSFDILQELSKEGKISAFDIGQIEWIDAESPMVLERNEKTVKKIIKQMGF; encoded by the coding sequence GTGAAGGCCATAATTTTAGCTGGCGGAAAAGGAACTAGAGGCAAGCCATATACTGAATACTTTCCAAAGGCAATGACACCAATTGATGGAAAACCATTAATTGATTATGTGATAAAATATCTAAAATCATTTAGTTTCATAAATGAGATAATCATAATTTCTGATTTTACAGGATTAGGAGGTCAAATTAAAAACTATTATGAGAATCAAAAAGGGATTACTTTCATTCAAGACTCACAAAGTGGAACAGGTGGAGATTTGCTGCACATTGAAAATAAACTCAAAGGCGAATCTGAATTTATCCTGTGGTTTGTAGATAACCTGTGTGCCATCAATCTAAAAAAGATGCATGAACAGTTTATTGCAAAAAAAAGTACTGCATGTATTGCAACAAGATCAAAAAGAAAAGAAGAGACAGGGTTTGCAGTAGTTGAAGATGGAATAATTAAAGAATTCAAAGAAAAGCCATTAATGGAATTGCACCTATCGGAATGTCTAGGAATCTACATGTTAGGCTATGATGTCATTAAAAGAATAAAATCAAAGTCAAAGCAAAAAGAGATCAATCTATCATTTGATATTTTACAAGAGTTATCAAAGGAAGGAAAAATTAGCGCATTCGATATTGGTCAAATAGAATGGATTGATGCAGAATCCCCAATGGTTTTAGAAAGAAATGAGAAAACAGTAAAGAAAATTATAAAACAGATGGGATTTTAG
- the rplM gene encoding 50S ribosomal protein L13, with the protein MANGRINKSIRSTKQETVVRTDRPIVVDATNLIAGRLASNVAKLLILGNRVSVVNCEKIMMSGTRTNQIKEYREFLEINSIINYKHGPVHYRRPDTLIAKMIRQMLPFDRKPSGKEAYQRLRTYIGSPKQIKSLEKIQFENAKIKRTAANYTTLGELCRVIGWTE; encoded by the coding sequence TTGGCTAATGGAAGAATCAATAAATCCATTCGAAGTACTAAACAAGAAACAGTAGTACGAACTGACAGACCAATTGTTGTAGATGCAACAAATCTCATTGCAGGAAGACTTGCATCAAATGTTGCAAAATTACTCATTCTAGGAAATAGAGTTTCAGTTGTAAATTGTGAGAAAATCATGATGAGTGGAACAAGAACAAACCAAATCAAAGAATATAGAGAATTTTTAGAAATTAACAGTATTATTAATTACAAACATGGACCAGTTCACTATAGAAGACCAGACACATTAATTGCAAAAATGATTCGTCAAATGTTACCATTTGATAGGAAACCATCTGGAAAAGAAGCATATCAAAGACTAAGAACATACATAGGTTCTCCAAAACAAATTAAATCACTTGAAAAAATTCAATTTGAAAATGCAAAAATTAAAAGAACTGCAGCAAACTATACAACCTTAGGCGAATTATGCAGGGTAATAGGGTGGACTGAATGA
- a CDS encoding 2-oxoacid:ferredoxin oxidoreductase subunit alpha, whose protein sequence is MSTADFTWLIGGPQGSGVESGANIFSKVCAEMGYQIFGKREFYSNIKGEHSYFTVRICDKKINSNINDVTLMVSFDAETIFRHYDEVVSGGGIIYDSDLEKSKTDDVNTLDGPFKERLHKELESKNKPFTIAGVLEIAKEKGVTLYPVSFKSILTTLAEELENPRLKGLVRMFNVIGVALSLGLVKMPPDSLNKTIGDIFAKKAEIAKINQETATYSYNYAAAKFEPFNHLLPGTEKEPDTILVQGFQGTALGKMACGCRMQPYYPITPASDESVFLETNEIVEVSGARPGSTAVIQCEDEIAAMGMTIGAALTGTRAATCTSGPGFALMTEMLGWAGMNEVPIVITNYQRSGPSTGLPTRHGQDDLLFAVYAGHGDFPKIVYASGDIEESFYDTGNVFNYADIFQVPVIHMMDKFHASSVITCKRFDPTKITINRGKLLEKIEGEYRRFAFTDDGISPRSRLGMDNGIFWNTGDESDEFGHITEDPILRVKMMDKRMSRLDLILKEIPQSEQALSFGVEEHTIISWGSAKGPILDAIDMLKKEGISIGYVQIKLMNPFPADYVTSLLKDAKTIIDVEANHSGQLGKLFKQNVGRDIDYFILKYSGRAMTSTEVYDSLKKIVEGKADKREVLMHGA, encoded by the coding sequence GTGAGCACAGCTGATTTTACCTGGTTGATAGGTGGTCCACAAGGCAGTGGCGTAGAGTCTGGTGCTAATATCTTCTCCAAAGTTTGCGCTGAGATGGGATACCAGATATTTGGTAAAAGAGAGTTTTATTCTAACATTAAAGGTGAGCATAGTTACTTTACAGTTCGAATCTGTGATAAGAAAATTAATTCTAACATAAATGATGTGACCCTAATGGTATCTTTTGATGCTGAAACCATCTTTCGTCATTATGATGAAGTAGTTTCTGGCGGTGGGATAATTTATGATTCTGATCTAGAAAAATCAAAAACTGATGATGTTAACACACTTGATGGACCGTTCAAAGAAAGATTGCACAAAGAATTAGAATCAAAAAATAAACCATTTACAATTGCAGGAGTTTTAGAGATTGCAAAAGAAAAAGGAGTTACACTTTATCCAGTTTCTTTCAAATCAATTTTAACTACACTTGCAGAAGAATTAGAAAATCCTAGACTGAAAGGATTAGTTAGAATGTTTAATGTGATTGGTGTTGCACTGTCTTTGGGATTGGTAAAGATGCCTCCTGATTCACTGAATAAAACTATTGGAGATATCTTTGCAAAAAAAGCAGAGATTGCAAAAATTAATCAAGAAACTGCAACCTACTCGTACAATTATGCAGCAGCAAAGTTTGAACCATTTAATCACTTACTTCCTGGCACTGAAAAAGAACCTGACACAATTTTAGTTCAAGGATTTCAAGGAACTGCATTAGGTAAGATGGCATGTGGTTGTAGAATGCAACCTTACTATCCAATTACACCGGCTTCTGATGAATCAGTATTTCTTGAAACAAATGAAATTGTTGAGGTAAGCGGTGCTAGACCGGGCTCAACTGCAGTAATTCAATGCGAAGATGAAATCGCTGCTATGGGAATGACAATTGGTGCTGCATTGACTGGAACACGTGCTGCAACATGCACATCTGGTCCAGGATTTGCATTGATGACTGAAATGTTGGGGTGGGCTGGAATGAATGAGGTTCCAATTGTAATTACAAATTACCAAAGAAGTGGCCCTTCAACTGGACTTCCAACAAGACATGGTCAAGATGATTTACTCTTTGCAGTATATGCCGGCCATGGAGATTTTCCAAAGATTGTTTATGCGTCAGGTGACATTGAGGAGAGCTTTTACGATACTGGCAACGTCTTTAATTACGCAGATATCTTTCAAGTTCCAGTAATTCACATGATGGATAAATTCCATGCAAGCTCTGTAATTACTTGCAAAAGATTTGATCCTACAAAAATTACAATCAATCGAGGTAAATTATTAGAAAAAATAGAAGGTGAGTATAGGCGTTTTGCATTTACTGATGATGGGATTTCTCCTCGTTCTAGACTTGGAATGGATAATGGAATCTTTTGGAATACAGGTGATGAATCAGATGAATTTGGTCACATTACAGAAGATCCAATTTTACGTGTAAAAATGATGGATAAAAGAATGTCTAGACTAGATTTAATTCTAAAAGAGATCCCCCAATCAGAACAAGCACTGTCATTTGGAGTTGAAGAGCACACAATCATTTCATGGGGTTCTGCCAAAGGTCCTATTCTTGATGCTATTGACATGCTAAAAAAAGAAGGAATCTCAATTGGGTATGTTCAAATCAAACTGATGAATCCATTCCCAGCTGATTATGTTACATCACTACTCAAGGATGCCAAGACAATAATTGATGTTGAAGCTAATCATTCTGGGCAACTAGGAAAACTATTCAAACAAAATGTAGGTCGTGACATTGATTACTTCATCTTAAAATACTCTGGTAGAGCCATGACTAGTACTGAAGTTTATGATTCACTTAAAAAAATCGTTGAAGGAAAAGCTGACAAACGGGAGGTTTTAATGCATGGCGCTTAA
- the leuD gene encoding 3-isopropylmalate dehydratase (catalyzes the isomerization between 2-isopropylmalate and 3-isopropylmalate in leucine biosynthesis), whose product MKGNIIKYAQDNIDTDVIIPGQYLKVHDYAELATHAMEGLDPDFHSKVKEGNFILSGKNFGCGSSREHAPIALSHSGIKAVLALSFARIFYRNAVDGAFLLPIEIDQDAYDGISEGDEIDIDVSANEIKNLTKNQTYKMKPFSEIIGKIIAAGGLFKYKPDQD is encoded by the coding sequence ATGAAGGGAAATATCATAAAATACGCACAAGATAATATAGATACTGATGTAATCATTCCTGGTCAGTATCTTAAAGTTCATGATTATGCAGAACTTGCGACACATGCAATGGAAGGACTTGATCCTGATTTTCATTCAAAAGTAAAGGAAGGTAATTTTATTTTATCTGGTAAAAATTTTGGTTGCGGTTCAAGTAGAGAGCATGCGCCAATTGCTTTGTCTCATTCTGGAATTAAAGCAGTACTTGCATTATCTTTTGCAAGAATTTTTTACAGAAATGCAGTGGATGGTGCATTTTTGTTACCCATTGAAATTGATCAAGATGCATATGATGGAATTTCTGAAGGCGATGAAATAGACATTGATGTTTCTGCAAATGAAATAAAAAATCTTACAAAAAACCAGACATACAAAATGAAACCATTCTCAGAAATCATTGGAAAAATTATTGCTGCTGGTGGTCTCTTCAAGTACAAGCCCGACCAGGATTAA
- a CDS encoding 2-oxoacid:ferredoxin oxidoreductase subunit beta: MALKLADYKTDVHNDWCPGCGDFGIVNAIQMALAEMNIERDKAAIFSGIGCSGKTSHFINTYGVHTLHGRVLTFAQGAKIANPEMTVIAAGGDGDGLGIGAGHFVAAGRRNVDMTYIIFDNGVYGLTKGQASPTLKLGEQTKSLPSPNTNFNVNPIGLAVASGFTFVARGYSYDIKHLKSLIIQAVKHKGLSFLDVLQPCPTYNDINTRDWYAGADLVDEAQKRHSRIYKLEEHGYDPVVHYDSVPEVNEKLSQSLIKSLEWDNKIPTGVFYKNDLISPYTQRLQDKIPNYYENPPAKQNISQNGKPITDISAILDSLKV, translated from the coding sequence ATGGCGCTTAAACTTGCTGACTACAAAACAGATGTACACAATGACTGGTGTCCTGGATGTGGGGATTTTGGAATTGTAAATGCTATACAGATGGCTTTAGCTGAAATGAATATAGAGCGAGATAAGGCTGCAATCTTTTCTGGAATTGGTTGCTCTGGCAAAACATCACACTTCATCAATACTTATGGTGTTCATACACTACATGGACGTGTTTTGACGTTTGCACAAGGTGCAAAGATTGCAAATCCTGAAATGACAGTAATTGCAGCTGGTGGCGATGGTGATGGTTTAGGTATTGGTGCAGGTCACTTTGTTGCAGCTGGAAGACGTAATGTCGATATGACTTACATTATTTTTGATAATGGTGTTTATGGATTAACAAAGGGACAAGCATCTCCAACTCTAAAACTAGGTGAACAGACAAAGTCATTGCCTTCGCCAAACACAAATTTCAATGTTAATCCAATTGGTCTTGCAGTTGCAAGTGGATTTACTTTTGTTGCACGTGGATATTCATATGATATTAAACATCTAAAATCTCTGATTATTCAAGCAGTAAAACACAAAGGACTGTCTTTTTTGGATGTACTACAACCATGTCCTACATACAATGATATCAATACAAGAGATTGGTATGCAGGAGCTGATTTAGTTGATGAGGCACAAAAAAGACATTCAAGAATTTACAAATTAGAAGAACATGGGTATGATCCAGTTGTACACTATGATTCAGTACCTGAAGTAAACGAAAAACTTTCTCAATCTCTCATAAAATCCCTAGAGTGGGATAACAAAATTCCAACTGGGGTCTTTTACAAAAACGATTTAATCTCACCTTACACCCAAAGACTGCAAGACAAGATTCCAAATTATTATGAAAATCCACCTGCAAAACAAAACATTTCCCAAAATGGCAAACCGATCACTGATATTTCTGCAATTTTAGATTCCCTTAAAGTATAA